In Syngnathus scovelli strain Florida chromosome 11, RoL_Ssco_1.2, whole genome shotgun sequence, one DNA window encodes the following:
- the LOC125977059 gene encoding RING finger protein 224-like: protein MDTRVPSIMSQNKDLECVVCFYNYSRSERIPRMLHCGHTFCAPCLEKLANVNSVIRTICCPLCRWVTCTQASLTLPGALWVNTEIWDEIAVKEQKKIRTRTRGNSVEDSNKLIRPMLLDSNHIALKSTLKKIFNCIAVHEQHLQATDVSNVF, encoded by the exons ATGGACACCCG AGTGCCTTCGATCATGTCTCAAAATAAAGATCTggagtgtgtggtgtgtttctaCAACTACTCGCGCAGCGAGCGGATCCCACGAATGCTGCACTGCGGTCACACCTTCTGCGCTCCATGTCTGGAGAAACTGGCCAACGTGAACAGCGTGATCCGGACCATCTGCTGCCCACTGTGCCGCTGGGTCACCTGCACTCAGGCCAGTCTGACCCTGCCCGGGGCCTTGTGGGTCAATACCGAGATCTGGGATGAGATAGCAGTAAAGGAGCAGAAGAAGATCAGGACGAGGACGAGGGGCAATTCCGTGGAGGACTCGAACAAGCTCATCAGGCCAATGCT CTTGGATTCCAATCACATTGCTCTCAAGTCTACACTCAAAAAAATTTTCAACTGTATTGCAGTGCATGAGCAACATTTGCAGGCCACTGATGTTTCCAATGTCTTTTGA